DNA sequence from the Lysinibacillus sp. OF-1 genome:
ATCCCCCTCATAGCAAAAAAGGCATTTTAACAATAGACACAGTAAAACAGGTCTTTGTTAAAACGCCTCTAGTTTGACTAGCCAGCTCTTTATTTAATGATTGTTCACTAGTATTTGCTACCTCGTACCACAATCATTCTTCTTATTACCAAATATATACTAAAATACACCAAGTAGTCAACTAGGTTTTTTGACATATCTTTTTCATCCACCCATTTTTTCAGTTCCTTCCTGCATAGAATGAGTGGTATCTAGTGACCGTTACATTCATTTTCTAAATAATTAATTTTTTATTTAATTCCTTGTTGACTAATAGGAAATATATGTTTAATGTATTATTAAAGCTTTGACATAAATAATAAGTTGCTGATCAGAGAATCTGAAGGCCATCTACCCATGAAGTCATAACATTATGGGGGATGGCTTTTTGCATTCTTTAGATGGAAAAGGAGCGAAATGATATGAAAAAAAGGAGCTATGTTCTCCAAACGTTAGCACTATTAGCTGCAGTAACGTTAAGTTTAACTGGCTGTGGAAGTGCTAATTCTGATGAAAAAGCAAGTGGTCAGGAAGCAAAGAAGTCTGTAGAACTACTCAATGTTTCCTATGACCCAACACGCGAGCTTTACGATGAATTTAACAAGGATTTTATAAAAAAATGGAAAGACGAAACAGGTCAAGATGTCAAAATCAATCAATCACATGGTGGATCTGGCAAACAAGGTCGAGCTGTGATCGATGGTCTCGAAGCTGACGTTGTCACCCTTGCACTAGCTTACGATATAGACGAAATTGCTCAAACACGCGAGCTATTGAATAAAGATTGGCAGACAGAATTTGATTATAACTCGACCCCCTATACATCGACCATTGTGTTTTTAGTACGCAAAGGGAATCCAAAAAACATTCAAGACTGGGATGATCTAATTAAAGAAGATGTGTCGGTCATTACACCCAACCCCAAAACATCTGGTGGTGCACGTTGGAACTACTTAGCGGCTTGGGCTTATGCTGGAAAGTTATATAACAATGATGAAACAAAAATAAAAAAATTTATGAAATCACTCTATAGCAATGTTGAAGTATTAGATTCTGGTGCTCGTGGTGCTACAACGACATTCGTAGAACGAAAGATTGGAGACGTCTTAATTGCATGGGAAAATGAAGCCTACTTATCTTTAAATGAATTAGGGAAGGACGAATTTGAAATCATCACACCATCATTAAGTATTTTGGCAGAGCCACCAGTTGCAGTTGTTGACAAAATCGTTGATAAAAAAGGGACACGTGAAGTTGCGGAAGCTTACTTACAACATTTATATAGTGATATCGGGCAAGAAATTGCGGCAAAAAACTATTATCGACCACGTAATGAAACCATTCTAGCAAAATATAAAGAGCAATTTCCTCAGCTTGAACTTGTGTCCATTGATGATTTTGGCGGTTGGTCACAAGCACAAGCTACCCATTTTAAAGATGGTGGTACCTTTGATGAAATATATGTACCACAATAAGGAGCGTTTTGATGAGTCAGTTAATCCTTCCTAAAAAATCACGGCGAATAATTCCAGGCTTTCATCTGTCTCTTGGTTATACAATGCTCTATGTTAGTTTACTAGTGTTACTACCACTTTCAACGATTTTCATTCATACCATGTCCTTAAGCTGGACTGAGTTTATCGCTATCATTACAGAGCCTCGTGCTGTTGCCTCTTATAAAGTGAGCTTCAGCACAGCATTGATTGCGGGCTTACTAAATGTACTTTTCGGCACCATTATCGCATGGGTTCTCGTTCGCTATCAATTTCCATTTAAACGAATCATTGATGGGCTAGTAGATTTACCCTTTGCCTTGCCTACTGCTGTTGCTGGTATTGCTTTAACATCACTCTATGCGCCAAATGGCTGGATCGGTCAATTTTTTGATTTTAAAATTGCCTTTACACCTCTTGGTATTATGATCGCGTTAACATTTATCGGGCTACCTTTTGTAGTACGTACAGTCCAACCCGTATTACAAAATATTAGCGCTGAGGTCGAGGAAGCTTCGGCAAGTCTTGGTGCCAATCGTTTACAAACCTTCAGTAAAGTCATTCTGCCAGAGCTATTACCTGCCATTTTAACTGGCTTTTCATTAGCCTTTGCCCGTGCACTTGGTGAATATGGCTCCGTTGTTTTCATTGCAGGAAATATGCCGATGAAAACAGAAATTACACCGTTAATTATTATGACGAAGCTAGAACAATATGATTATGCAGGTGCTACCGCAATAGCAGTTGTCATGCTTGTGACATCCTTTATTCTGTTGTTCACCATCAACTTGATCCAATGGCTAGCCAATCGTCGTTTTGTACAGTAGGAGGTACCACATGGAACAATCAACATTTATTCAGCAGGCTAGTAGTGAGAAAAATAAAGCAGCCCCAAAGTCTGCTGCATTACAGGAGCCCCGTATTGTTCGCTATTCGTTAACGTTCATTGCCTTAGCTTTTTTAGCTTTCTTTATCGTACTACCTTTACTATCTATTTTTATTACAGCCTTTCAAAAGGGAGCCGACGTTTATTTTGCTGCTATTACACATCCAGATGCGTTAGCTGCTATTAAGCTTACGTTAACGGTTGTAGCTATTGCTGTACCACTTAATGCTCTTTTTGGCGTAATGGCTGCATGGGCCCTTACAAAGTTTAATTTTAAAGGGAAAAATCTATTACTTACCATCGTTGATTTACCATTTGCCGTCTCCCCTGTTATCGCAGGACTAGTATTTATTTTATTGTTTGGTTCACAGGGACTTTTCGGTGATTGGCTGTTCGCACATGATATTAAAATTGTTTTTGCCTTGCCTGGCATTGTCCTCGCCACTATTTTCGTCACTTTACCCTTTGTTGCACGTGAGTTAATACCACTCATGCAAACACAGGGCACATCTGAGGAGGAAGCGTCCATTTCACTTGGTGCCAACGGCTTTAAAACATTTTGGTATGTTACATTGCCCAATATTAAATGGGGATTGTTCTATGGTTTGATTTTATGTAATGCACGAGCCATCGGGGAATTTGGGGCGGTCTCTGTTGTATCAGGTCATATCCGTGGCATGACCAATACGATGCCACTTCATATTGAAATTCTCTATAATGAATATCAATTTTCAGCAGCCTTTGCTGTTGCCTCCTTAATGAGTGTTATGGCCATCTTTACATTAGTTGTGAAAGATATAATCGCATGGAAATCAAAATCTAGTTAAAAGGAGATGGTCACGTTGAGTATACAAATTCAAAACATATCCAAAAAATATGGTGCTTTCCAAGCCTTAGAGGATATATCAGTTCATATTCAGTCAGGGGAGCTAGTAGCACTGCTCGGCCCTTCTGGTTCGGGAAAAACCTCTTTATTACGTGTGATTGCGGGGCTGGAAACCACTGATGTTGGTGACATCTTATTTGATGGTCAGTCCATAACCAATCGACATCCAAAGGAGCGCAATGTGGGCTTTGTCTTTCAGCATTATGCCCTTTTTCGTCATATGACAGTCTTTGATAATGTCGCATATGGGCTAAAGGTTCGCCCGCGAAAAAGCAGACCCTCAAAACAAGAAATAACAAATAAAGTGATGGAATTATTGCAACTAGTCAAACTCGAAAATTACGCTAATCGATATCCAACACAGCTTTCAGGGGGGCAACGGCAACGTGTAGCACTGGCAAGAGCCCTTGCTGTAGAGCCTAAGGTTCTTTTATTGGATGAACCGTTCGGAGCACTTGATGCAAAAGTTCGCAAGGAATTACGTCGCTGGCTAAGAAAGTTGCATGATGAATTTCATATTACCAGTATATTTGTGACACACGACCAGGAGGAAGCACTAGATGTAGCGGATCGCATTGTCGTAATGAATAATGGCAAAATCGAACAAATTGGCAGCCCAGATGAGGTGTATACGAACCCAAATAGTCCATTTGTTTATGACTTCTTGGGCAATGTCAATCTTTTTAAAGGTCGCTTACATAATGGTAAGCTCATGCAAGGCGAAGTTGCACTGGATGTACCAGATGCCCTCACACATACGAATGATAACGTAATTGGCTATGTACGCCCTCATGACATTCATATCGAAAAAACAAGTATTCCAGGGACAGTTCCTGTTAAAATCAGTCATATTCATTTGCTAGGACCTATTGTCCAAATTGAGCTACGCCGTGAGGATCTTGATGAATTTTTAGAGGCGGAGTTATCAAAAGAACAATTTTTCCACCTACAGCTTAAAGTTGGCGATCAAGTATTTGTAAAGCCAAAACAATTAAAAGTATTTACCCCCGAAGATTACTCCATTTAAAAAGCCATGTAGCAGAGCAATTTGCTACATGGCTCAGTGTTGAAAAAACAAAACCATTAATAGTATTTTTGTGAAATGTGAAAATAGATTTCCATTGCAGACTACTTGCTTTCCTGTGGGCGAGAGCCGAGCCGCTTCCTCCGCTACCGCTCCAATCCATAAAAATGTTTCTTGTTAGCAAAGGCTTTCAACTAAAGTGAAGGTATTCACTACTCTTTATGGAGGGATGTTGTCACTCATCACTTCTCTACATTGAAAATAAGAGGCTATCCTTTCTCTACAAATAATGGGCTATTTTGTTCACTACGGCTCGTATGAAAGAGAAGGAAAAGACACTTTTACCACATGGTTGGTTGGAGTGGAGCCAGCGTCACTCCTAGGGGATTTAGCGTCCACAGGTGAGACCCTGGAGCGAAACGCAGTGAGTGAAGCGGCTCATCGGACGCCCCCTGGAAAGGACGCTGGCGGAACGGAAATCAACCTCTCGCCTTGCTAAAGGTTCTTTTTTTGCTATTGACATCACCTTTTTTCAACAACAAGCCATGTAGCAAAGCAATTTGCTACATGGCTTTAATCATTAGTGAAATTCTCTCCCATCATTAACAGCTGTCACATATCCAGCACGAATAACAAAGTCACCAAAATGCTCCCCCTCTAAACGCTCCTTCGCAAAATGCAGAAGAATTGGTCGAAGCTCTGCTAATATTTCTTCTTCGCCAATATTTTCACGATAGATTTTATTCAATCGGTTGCCTGTAAAACTTGCCCCTAAATACATATTATATTTCCCTGGTCCTTTACCGATAAAGCCGATTTCAGCCATAGCTGCACGTGAACAGCCGTTTGGACAGCCAGACATGCGTATAACAATTTCTGTTTCATTTAATCCTGCCTCATCGATAATGGCATCAAGCTTCGTAATGAGCGAAGGTAAATAGCGTTCTGCTTCCGCCATTGCTAAACCACAGGTTGGTAAAGAAACACAGGCAATGGAATTGCGACGTAAGGCAGAATAATGCGCACCATCTGTTAGTTTGTATTGTTCAATAATCGTATTAATTTTTTTCTTTTTTTCTGGAGTCACATTGCTAATCATTAAATTTTGGTTCGGTGTTAGGCGAAAATCACCTGTGTGTACTTTAGCTATTTCGCGTAATCCTGTTAACAGCTGATAATCTTCAAAGTCTTTTATACGACCATTTTGAATAAATAACGTGTAATGCCAATGACCATCTGCCCCTTTAATCCAGCCAAATTCATCACCAGTACGCTCAAATGTATAGGGACGAGCCTGCTGAATTTCCCAGCCTAGCCGACGTGTTAATTCTTCTTGGAACCAGGCAAGCCCTCTTGCATCGATCGTGTATTTAAAACGTGCATTTTTGCGCACAGAACGATTCCCATAATCACGCTGTATCGTAATAATTTTCTCTGCTGTTTCCAATAATTTATCTGGCGTAATAAAGCCAATTAAACGAGCAAGCTGTGGATAGGTTTCATGGTCACCATGGGTCATGCCCATTCCTCCACCAACAGCTACATTAAAGCCAATAAGCTGATTTTTTTCAACGATGGCAATAAGTCCAATATCTTGTGAAAAAACATCCACGTCATTACTTGGTGGAATCGCAATCCCTATTTTAAATTTACGAGGCAAATATTGTGCTCCGTAAATCGGTTCAATTTCTTCATCCTGACTATCTATCACCTTTTCCCCATCCAACCACAATTCATGGTAAGCCCGTGTTCGAGGTAATAAATGCTCACTTAGTTTGGCAGACCAGTTGTAAACCTCTTCATGCAATGCCGATTGGTTTGGATTCACATTACACATCACATTGCGGTTTACATCTCCACAAGCTGCCAGAGAATCCAATAGTACCTCATTGATTTCCTGCATATATTTTTTGACATTCCATTTTAAAATACCATGTACTTGAAATGCTTGACGTGTTGTTAACTTTAAAGAGCCATTACCATACGTTCTAGCCATTTCATCCATGACTAGCCATTGTGCTGGTGTAGCTGCGCCACCTGGTGTTCGTACACGCACCATAAATTGATAAGCAGGCTCCAGCTTTTGACGTTGACGTTCATTGCGCAGATCTCGATCATCCTGTAAATAACTACCATGGAATTTCATGAGACGGTTATCATCCTCTGGAATACCAGAGCTTAATGGATCATTCATGGTACGTTCAAGCGTACCACGTAGGTAATTACTGTCAGTCTTAATGCGCTCTACATCACTTGGTTCTCCAGGCTGTGGAGGTAAAACTATCTTTTCTGTCATTCTTGATCGCTCCTTTAATCCTTCACCTTGGCGTTTTGGCTTCCATCTGGGGCTGTGCTTTTTAGCTAAGGTACGAGCCTCACTAGAGGAATCATTTGCTAAAGAACTCATGCTAAATACAGTTAGTAAACGTCACGTTGGTAGCGTTTCTGCTGTTTTAATTCATTCACAATGATTTTTGCTTCCTCTGGTGTTTTCTGCCCTTGCTGCTCAATGATGTGATGAATGGTTGCATCCACATCAGCTGCCATCGACTGCTTATCACCACACACATAAATGACAGCACCCTGCTCAAGCCATTCATAAAAGCTCGCCGCATTTTCTTGTAATTTATGCTGAACATATACTTTTTGGTCGGTATCTCGTGAAAAGGCTACATGCATTTGGCTTAATGTGCCCGATGCAAGCCAACGTTGCCAATCCGTTTGATAAAGAAAGTCCGTAACAAAATGCTGGTCGCCAAAAATAAGCCACGCCTTCCCCTCAATCCCTAACTCTTCTCGCTCCTCAAGGAAAGCTCGATACGGGGCAACTCCTGTACCTGCTCCAATCATAATAATTGGCGTATCTTCATTCTCTGGTAATCTGAAGTTCGGGTTTTTATGAACATAGATTGGTAATGTATCACCAATTTGAACACGTTCTGCTACACTGCCAGAACAAACACCCAAACGTTTTCTGCCAGCTGTCTCGTAGCTAACCTTTCCAATGGTTAAATGAACTTCTTCGTTATTGGCCTTTTGGCTACTAGCGATTGAATAAAGTCGTGCTGGAATTTTACGTAGCATCTCTACAAATTGCTGAGCACTCCATGTAAATGGTGCAAAATCCTTTACCACATCAAGTAAATCTCTACCTTTTGCATAGCCCTTCCAAGCATTCGGTTCCTCAAATAGCTTTAAAAATTGTTGATGCTCTGTATAAGCACCTATTTTTTCGAGTAAAGGCCTAGATAACACCGTAATCTCTAATTTTTTCTGTAACGCATCCTTCAATGCTACCGTTTCCTCAAAAACAGTCACTTCCGTTTCTGGATTGAATTGAAGGGCTGCCAGCAATGTATGGACTAATTGCTCATCATTCTCTGGCAGAATGCCAATGCTATCTCCAGGTTCAAAATGAAAATGAGCTCCCTCAATTGATAATTCAAGATGACGTGTCTCTTTATTCGAGCCACGACCATTTAAATTCAGATTTTCAAGTACTTCAGCGTAAAATGGATTTTTTCTTGAATATGTAGATTCTTCTAGTAGTTGCGTGTCTTCGTTTGATGTTGAAGTAGACCCTACAGCAGTTGCTTGCTGCAGAAATTTTTGTTGAACTGCTGAGAACCACTGTGCAGCTGCGTCGTCATAATCCACATCACAATCAGTTCGGGGAACCATTCTTGTTGCACCTAATTTGGCGAATTGCTCATCGAAATCCTTCCCCGTTTTACAGAAAAATTCATAGGAGCTATCCCCTAAAGCAAGGACCGAATACTGTAGATGCTCTAGCTTAGGTGCGCGCTTACTGTGCAAAAACTCATAGAATTGTATCGCTTGATCGGGTGGATCACCTTCCCCATGTGTACTAACAATCAGTAAAAGATTTGTTATCTTTTTTAAATTAGTTGCTTTAAATTTTCCTAATGATGAGATAGTAACCTCTACATGTTGAGCTTTTAAAGCGGCTGCATATTTTTCAGCTAATCCTTGACTATTGCCTGTTTGAGAGCCATATAAAATGGTCATTGTTTGGGTAATGGGTTGGGCTGCTGGTGTTGGCTGTTCCTCACTTGCCTCCAACATTGCTAGTGGTGCACTTAAATAACCGTTAAGCCAAATTTTTTGTTCGGTTGTTAATTTAGGAAGAAGCTCATTTAATAACTTCACCTGCTCTTCATTAAATGGACTGTTTATTACTTGCAATTTCAATCTTTGCCACCTCACGAATCATCATCATTTCATTTTTTAGATTATCGAAGCCTGATTTTTTCCTTTTTTTCAATTTGAACCACGTAAGCATTTTGTACAATTAATGTAATTGATCCGTGGTTCACAGTATTTAACATTTGGCGGACATTCTCTAATGCTAGATTTACGTTTTCAGCTCTTTTATCTACCATTACGAAACACCTTCCTCTTTAAAATGTAATAATTCATCAATACGTTCCACTAACACCTTTTTCACATTGTCATCGTAGCCTAGGCTTTCACAAAGCACGATATCTTGGCTGTCAAAACTCTGTATTCGCTTGGCAATACTTTTCCTTAAAATACCTGTAAATAATAAATACGGTACAATAAAGACTTGCCGTTGCTTCCCTTTTTCTTGTTGGAGCCAGTCTTCAAAAGTCGGTCCCATCCCATATAAAAAGCATGTATCAACAACTTTATAGTGGTATTTAGTACGTAACTTTGCTGCAATTTTTGCTAGATCTCTTTTGACGGCTGGATCACTACTCCCACGCCCTATGAGTAAAACACTTGCGTCAAACTTAGGTTGCTGTTTTTCTATTATCCTAGCTTGTAATGAGTCAATTAATCGTTCATGGATTCCAAGAGGCTCACCATAAGTAAACTTTACAGATGGATATTGCTTTTGAGCTTTTGCCACTTCTTTCGGAATATCTTGTTTGGCGTGTTGGGCAGCTAGTAGTAGAATGGGCATCACTGCAATCGCTGTTGCACCTTTTCGAATACAGCTCTCAATTCCTTCAGCAATGGTCGGTGTTGCAAGCTCCAAAAAGCAGATTTCTTGAATGGATACATGAACTTCCTGCTGCACGCGTTGAAGAAACGTTACGGCCTGCTCTACGCCTGCCTTGACTCGGCTGCCGTGTGCAATATATAAAATTGCTTGCATCATTCCACATCCTTACCTCGTTATTTGGACTGGCTGTGGCGTGTTATGCTCAAACCATTGAATTGTTTCTCTTAGTGTCACAACTTTCCCTACTAATATGATGCTAGGGTTTTGAATAGTTTCCGTACACACAATTTCTTCAATTGTAGCTAAAGTACCCGTAACGGTTTGTTGCTTTGTGGCTAATGTGCCCCAATGAATAACAGCCACAGGCGTATTTTCATCACGGCCATATTTGAGTAATTGCTGACGAATGTATGGCAGATTACCAACCCCCATATAAATGGCAATCGTGTCAATTCCCTTCGCAAGACTTTCCCAACGTATCGCATCTTCTTTCCCATCCTGCATATGCCCCGTAACCATGGCAAAACTTGAACCTAATGCCCGATGTGTAACAGGAATGCCTGCATACGCTGGCGCTGCTATACCTGAAGTAATGCCAGGTACAATTTCAAATGGAATCTGATGCTTAGCTAGTACCTCAGCTTCCTCAGCCCCTCTACCAAAGACAAACGGATCTCCTCCTTTTAATCTTGTTACGACATACCCTTGCTGTGCATAACTGACAAGAGTCTGGTTGATCTGCTCTTGAATCATTGCATGCTGTTGTGGTAATTTCCCACAAAAAATCAATTTAGCGTCTTGCTTGGCATAATCCAATAGCTCTTTATTAATGAGTCTGTCATATAAAATAATGTCAGCACATTCAATACAACGTAATCCTTTGACCGTAATGAGGTCAACATCTCCAGGACCTGCACCTACGATATAAACTTTCCCCATTCCGTTTCACTCCTTCTATCCTCTATTTATAGTGGAGGGAGTCTTCTGTACCTGGTGGTTCAAAAAACACTTATTGAATCAAGATAATAAAAGAGGCCAATATTATCCTTAGGCACAACAATGCCTATGAACAATAAAAGCCTCTAGTTTGCTAGTCAGCCACCTATTTAATTCTTAGTAATATAATAAGAATAATAAATAATTTAGTATATTCTGTCAACACCCAATTTGCTACTTCGTAAGGCACAACAAAAACCAGTTGCCGATTATAGGGCAACTGGTTGATCGTTTTATGTGCTTACCAAGGTCTGCGATACCGTGGACCTGGTCGAAAATATGGACCTGGCTGATATGGTCGATAGTTTGGATAATATGGATTATAAGGATATTGATTAAATTGAGAGCCAAGGAAACTTCCTAAAAAACCACCGAAAAACGGTGCACCAAATGGCCAAATAAAGCCTCCAAATCCTCCTCCTGGGTAACCTCCGAAATTGCGCATATGCTACCTCCCTTTTTACTCTATCGTATGAAGGAAGATACATCTATCATATGTAGAATGCCTATTCTATCGGGATTAGTGCTTAAATCACAAAAAATCAGCGAGAACAAATTCCCGCTGATTGCCATTCTCTCTTACTTTTCTTCCCCTAAACGTTGAACAAAATTCGCAAGCGTACGTACCATAACCCCAGTACCGCCTTTAGGCCCTAAATCATGTATAGCCACTGCATCAGATGTGCCAGCAATATCTAAATGAATCCATGGCGTATCGCCAACAAATTCGCCTACAAAGCCTCCACCGAAAATCATATGACCATCACGACCTGGAGAGTTGTTTAAATCAGCTACATCTGATTTACGAATTCGTTTTTTATCATTATCTGTTAAAGGCATACGCCAAACAAATTCATCTGTCTCATTTGCAGCTTCCATAAATGCTGCGAAAAATGCATCATCATTCGCAAGAGCACCTGTTTTATCCATACCTAGCGCAGTAATGACGCCTCCAGTTAAAGTAGCAACATCAATCAGTGATGTAGCACCTTGCTGTTTAGCATATGTAGTTGCATCTGCCAGAA
Encoded proteins:
- a CDS encoding sulfate ABC transporter substrate-binding protein, with the protein product MKKRSYVLQTLALLAAVTLSLTGCGSANSDEKASGQEAKKSVELLNVSYDPTRELYDEFNKDFIKKWKDETGQDVKINQSHGGSGKQGRAVIDGLEADVVTLALAYDIDEIAQTRELLNKDWQTEFDYNSTPYTSTIVFLVRKGNPKNIQDWDDLIKEDVSVITPNPKTSGGARWNYLAAWAYAGKLYNNDETKIKKFMKSLYSNVEVLDSGARGATTTFVERKIGDVLIAWENEAYLSLNELGKDEFEIITPSLSILAEPPVAVVDKIVDKKGTREVAEAYLQHLYSDIGQEIAAKNYYRPRNETILAKYKEQFPQLELVSIDDFGGWSQAQATHFKDGGTFDEIYVPQ
- the cysT gene encoding sulfate ABC transporter permease subunit CysT; translated protein: MSQLILPKKSRRIIPGFHLSLGYTMLYVSLLVLLPLSTIFIHTMSLSWTEFIAIITEPRAVASYKVSFSTALIAGLLNVLFGTIIAWVLVRYQFPFKRIIDGLVDLPFALPTAVAGIALTSLYAPNGWIGQFFDFKIAFTPLGIMIALTFIGLPFVVRTVQPVLQNISAEVEEASASLGANRLQTFSKVILPELLPAILTGFSLAFARALGEYGSVVFIAGNMPMKTEITPLIIMTKLEQYDYAGATAIAVVMLVTSFILLFTINLIQWLANRRFVQ
- the cysW gene encoding sulfate ABC transporter permease subunit CysW — translated: MEQSTFIQQASSEKNKAAPKSAALQEPRIVRYSLTFIALAFLAFFIVLPLLSIFITAFQKGADVYFAAITHPDALAAIKLTLTVVAIAVPLNALFGVMAAWALTKFNFKGKNLLLTIVDLPFAVSPVIAGLVFILLFGSQGLFGDWLFAHDIKIVFALPGIVLATIFVTLPFVARELIPLMQTQGTSEEEASISLGANGFKTFWYVTLPNIKWGLFYGLILCNARAIGEFGAVSVVSGHIRGMTNTMPLHIEILYNEYQFSAAFAVASLMSVMAIFTLVVKDIIAWKSKSS
- a CDS encoding sulfate/molybdate ABC transporter ATP-binding protein, with protein sequence MSIQIQNISKKYGAFQALEDISVHIQSGELVALLGPSGSGKTSLLRVIAGLETTDVGDILFDGQSITNRHPKERNVGFVFQHYALFRHMTVFDNVAYGLKVRPRKSRPSKQEITNKVMELLQLVKLENYANRYPTQLSGGQRQRVALARALAVEPKVLLLDEPFGALDAKVRKELRRWLRKLHDEFHITSIFVTHDQEEALDVADRIVVMNNGKIEQIGSPDEVYTNPNSPFVYDFLGNVNLFKGRLHNGKLMQGEVALDVPDALTHTNDNVIGYVRPHDIHIEKTSIPGTVPVKISHIHLLGPIVQIELRREDLDEFLEAELSKEQFFHLQLKVGDQVFVKPKQLKVFTPEDYSI
- the cysI gene encoding assimilatory sulfite reductase (NADPH) hemoprotein subunit, with amino-acid sequence MTEKIVLPPQPGEPSDVERIKTDSNYLRGTLERTMNDPLSSGIPEDDNRLMKFHGSYLQDDRDLRNERQRQKLEPAYQFMVRVRTPGGAATPAQWLVMDEMARTYGNGSLKLTTRQAFQVHGILKWNVKKYMQEINEVLLDSLAACGDVNRNVMCNVNPNQSALHEEVYNWSAKLSEHLLPRTRAYHELWLDGEKVIDSQDEEIEPIYGAQYLPRKFKIGIAIPPSNDVDVFSQDIGLIAIVEKNQLIGFNVAVGGGMGMTHGDHETYPQLARLIGFITPDKLLETAEKIITIQRDYGNRSVRKNARFKYTIDARGLAWFQEELTRRLGWEIQQARPYTFERTGDEFGWIKGADGHWHYTLFIQNGRIKDFEDYQLLTGLREIAKVHTGDFRLTPNQNLMISNVTPEKKKKINTIIEQYKLTDGAHYSALRRNSIACVSLPTCGLAMAEAERYLPSLITKLDAIIDEAGLNETEIVIRMSGCPNGCSRAAMAEIGFIGKGPGKYNMYLGASFTGNRLNKIYRENIGEEEILAELRPILLHFAKERLEGEHFGDFVIRAGYVTAVNDGREFH
- a CDS encoding assimilatory sulfite reductase (NADPH) flavoprotein subunit, which codes for MKLQVINSPFNEEQVKLLNELLPKLTTEQKIWLNGYLSAPLAMLEASEEQPTPAAQPITQTMTILYGSQTGNSQGLAEKYAAALKAQHVEVTISSLGKFKATNLKKITNLLLIVSTHGEGDPPDQAIQFYEFLHSKRAPKLEHLQYSVLALGDSSYEFFCKTGKDFDEQFAKLGATRMVPRTDCDVDYDDAAAQWFSAVQQKFLQQATAVGSTSTSNEDTQLLEESTYSRKNPFYAEVLENLNLNGRGSNKETRHLELSIEGAHFHFEPGDSIGILPENDEQLVHTLLAALQFNPETEVTVFEETVALKDALQKKLEITVLSRPLLEKIGAYTEHQQFLKLFEEPNAWKGYAKGRDLLDVVKDFAPFTWSAQQFVEMLRKIPARLYSIASSQKANNEEVHLTIGKVSYETAGRKRLGVCSGSVAERVQIGDTLPIYVHKNPNFRLPENEDTPIIMIGAGTGVAPYRAFLEEREELGIEGKAWLIFGDQHFVTDFLYQTDWQRWLASGTLSQMHVAFSRDTDQKVYVQHKLQENAASFYEWLEQGAVIYVCGDKQSMAADVDATIHHIIEQQGQKTPEEAKIIVNELKQQKRYQRDVY
- a CDS encoding YezD family protein, which translates into the protein MVDKRAENVNLALENVRQMLNTVNHGSITLIVQNAYVVQIEKKEKIRLR
- a CDS encoding sirohydrochlorin chelatase, with the translated sequence MMQAILYIAHGSRVKAGVEQAVTFLQRVQQEVHVSIQEICFLELATPTIAEGIESCIRKGATAIAVMPILLLAAQHAKQDIPKEVAKAQKQYPSVKFTYGEPLGIHERLIDSLQARIIEKQQPKFDASVLLIGRGSSDPAVKRDLAKIAAKLRTKYHYKVVDTCFLYGMGPTFEDWLQQEKGKQRQVFIVPYLLFTGILRKSIAKRIQSFDSQDIVLCESLGYDDNVKKVLVERIDELLHFKEEGVS
- the cobA gene encoding uroporphyrinogen-III C-methyltransferase; amino-acid sequence: MGKVYIVGAGPGDVDLITVKGLRCIECADIILYDRLINKELLDYAKQDAKLIFCGKLPQQHAMIQEQINQTLVSYAQQGYVVTRLKGGDPFVFGRGAEEAEVLAKHQIPFEIVPGITSGIAAPAYAGIPVTHRALGSSFAMVTGHMQDGKEDAIRWESLAKGIDTIAIYMGVGNLPYIRQQLLKYGRDENTPVAVIHWGTLATKQQTVTGTLATIEEIVCTETIQNPSIILVGKVVTLRETIQWFEHNTPQPVQITR